A window from Acinonyx jubatus isolate Ajub_Pintada_27869175 chromosome E1, VMU_Ajub_asm_v1.0, whole genome shotgun sequence encodes these proteins:
- the CRYBA1 gene encoding beta-crystallin A3: METQTVQQELEALPTTKMAQTNPMPGSVGPWKITIYDQENFQGKRMEFTSSCPNVSERSFDNVRSLKVECGAWVGYEHTSFCGQQFILERGEYPRWDAWSGSNAYHIERLMSFRPICSANHKESKITIFEKENFIGRQWEICDDYPSLQAMGWLNNEVGSMKIQCGAWVCYQYPGYRGYQYILECDHHGGDYKHWREWGSHAQTSQIQSIRRIQQ, encoded by the exons ATGGAGACCCAGACTGTGCAGCAGGAGCTGG AAGCCCTTCCAACCACCAAGATGGCTCAAACCAACCCCATGCCGGGGTCCGTGGGGCCATGGAAG ATAACCATCTATGACCAGGAGAATTTCCAGGGCAAGAGGATGGAGTTCACCAGCTCCTGCCCAAATGTCTCTGAGCGCAGTTTTGATAATGTCCGGTCTCTCAAGGTGGAATGTGGCGC CTGGGTTGGTTATGAGCACACCAGCTTCTGTGGGCAACAGTTTATCCTGGAGAGAGGAGAATACCCTCGCTGGGATGCCTGGAGTGGGAGTAATGCCTACCACATTGAGCGCCTCATGTCCTTCCGCCCCATCTGTTCAGCT AATCATAAGGAGTCGAAGATTACCATCTTTGAGAAGGAAAACTTCATTGGACGCCAATGGGAGATCTGTGATGACTACCCCTCCTTGCAAGCCATGGGTTGGCTCAACAACGAAGTTGGTTCCATGAAGATACAATGTGGGGC CTGGGTCTGCTACCAGTATCCTGGATACCGTGGGTATCAATATATCTTGGAATGTGACCACCATGGAGGAGACTATAAACACTGGAGAGAGTGGGGTTCTCACGCCCAGACTTCCCAGATTCAATCGATTCGCCGTATCCAACAGTAG